The following proteins are encoded in a genomic region of Flammeovirga pectinis:
- a CDS encoding DEAD/DEAH box helicase, whose translation MAKFSELGLKEELQAAVAELGFEEPTPIQEEVIPTLLTEDLDLVGLAQTGTGKTAAFGLPLLHRVDVSDKRTQGLILCPVRELGLQIAKDLENFAKKIPGLRVVAVYGGSPIDQQIRQLNRGAHIIVATPGRMHDLIRRNKTDISAVETVVLDEADEMLKMGFKDELDAILDQTPDDKNVWLFSATMPREVARIASNYMTDPKEVTVGTKNTGNKNVKHYCYMVRASDRYEALKRIVDYNPNVYGIVFCRTRQETKDVAERLMQDGYNADALHGDLSQAQRDYVMGKFRQRTLQLLIATDVAARGLDVNDLSHVINYNLPDDIETYTHRSGRTGRAGRDGTSIAIVHMREKHRLRAIERVIKQTFITDPIPSGPQICERQLFHLVDRMHSVEMVEEEIEQYLPKVYEKLEDLSREEIVNRFVALEFNRFLDYYRGARDLNASDRRDNTNTRERGENNRRSAESGFTRFFINLGKRDEVSPKELIDLINKGVKGDRIDIGRIDLKQNFSFFEVGEGRDQDVISGMGSLEYNGRKIDVEVSNGAGGGGGDRRRGGGGGDRRRGGFSGGGGGDRRRGGGGYGGGDRRGGGDRDRRGGGDRDRRGSGGGGGRRKYNKD comes from the coding sequence ATGGCAAAATTTAGTGAATTAGGGCTTAAAGAAGAATTGCAAGCAGCAGTCGCAGAGCTCGGTTTTGAAGAACCAACACCAATCCAAGAAGAAGTAATACCAACGCTTCTTACAGAGGATTTAGACTTAGTTGGTTTAGCACAAACAGGTACTGGTAAAACTGCGGCATTCGGCCTTCCACTCCTTCATCGCGTAGATGTGTCGGATAAAAGAACGCAAGGTTTAATCTTATGTCCTGTACGTGAATTAGGATTACAAATCGCAAAAGACTTAGAGAACTTTGCAAAAAAGATTCCTGGTTTAAGAGTTGTAGCAGTTTACGGAGGATCTCCAATCGATCAACAAATTCGTCAATTAAACCGAGGAGCACATATTATTGTGGCAACTCCTGGTCGTATGCACGATTTGATTCGTAGAAATAAAACAGATATTTCTGCAGTTGAAACAGTTGTATTGGATGAGGCAGATGAAATGCTTAAAATGGGTTTCAAAGATGAGCTTGACGCTATCTTAGATCAAACTCCTGACGATAAAAACGTATGGTTGTTCTCAGCAACTATGCCAAGAGAAGTGGCACGTATCGCTTCTAACTACATGACTGACCCTAAAGAAGTTACTGTAGGTACAAAAAACACAGGTAATAAAAATGTAAAACATTATTGTTATATGGTAAGAGCGAGTGATCGTTACGAAGCCTTAAAACGTATAGTGGATTACAATCCTAATGTTTATGGTATTGTTTTCTGTCGTACTAGACAAGAGACAAAAGATGTAGCAGAACGTTTAATGCAAGATGGTTACAATGCAGATGCATTACATGGTGACTTATCTCAAGCACAACGTGACTACGTGATGGGTAAATTCCGTCAAAGAACATTACAGTTATTAATCGCAACAGATGTAGCTGCTCGTGGTCTTGATGTAAACGATTTATCTCACGTAATTAACTACAATCTTCCAGATGATATCGAAACGTACACTCACCGTTCTGGCCGTACAGGTAGAGCTGGTCGTGATGGTACTTCTATCGCTATTGTTCACATGCGTGAAAAGCACCGTTTGAGAGCTATCGAACGTGTTATCAAGCAAACATTTATTACAGATCCAATTCCTTCTGGACCACAAATCTGTGAGCGTCAACTATTCCACTTAGTGGATCGTATGCACTCAGTAGAAATGGTTGAAGAAGAAATTGAGCAATACTTACCAAAAGTATACGAGAAATTAGAAGACTTAAGCCGCGAAGAAATCGTAAACAGATTTGTTGCTTTAGAATTCAACCGTTTCTTAGATTACTATAGAGGAGCAAGAGACCTTAATGCAAGCGATAGAAGAGATAACACTAATACTCGTGAGCGTGGTGAAAATAACCGTAGATCTGCTGAGTCAGGTTTCACAAGATTCTTTATTAATCTTGGTAAACGTGATGAAGTTAGCCCTAAAGAGTTAATTGACCTTATCAATAAAGGTGTTAAAGGTGATCGTATCGACATCGGACGCATTGATCTTAAGCAAAATTTCTCTTTCTTTGAAGTAGGAGAAGGTAGAGATCAAGATGTTATTTCTGGCATGGGTAGCTTAGAATACAACGGTCGTAAGATCGATGTAGAGGTATCTAATGGTGCTGGCGGTGGCGGCGGAGATCGTCGTCGTGGCGGTGGCGGTGGAGACCGTCGTCGTGGTGGATTCAGCGGCGGTGGCGGTGGAGATCGTCGTCGTGGCGGAGGAGGCTACGGTGGTGGAGATCGTCGTGGCGGTGGAGACCGTGATCGTCGTGGTGGTGGAGATCGTGATCGTCGCGGAAGCGGTGGTGGCGGAGGACGTCGCAAGTATAATAAAGACTAA
- a CDS encoding S8 family serine peptidase → MLFILLIINSMNFSVVHSQIENRYWLVFDDRCENDNLDIINLSICESYLEELHQMGFYEKTTSRWLNAVTVNIKSTSDLNKLSSLPYIKEIKPVNRNWKLASNTYKDVKRSSYALIQINPDTLYNSSLNGNGVKIGIIDAGFWKSNTNDYLKTIFEEDRVQGFKDYVAGVETSENIFFNSKRTGSDSHGTSVFRMIGGKDNHMRYGLADKATYFLARTDNGDTENRSEEENWIAALEWMVDSLDIHLINSSLGYSIGFDDPKENYSPEDMDGKTSMVTRAAEIAAEEKNVLLVVSAGNEGDNNKWKVVSAPADARGVLSIGATTKTGTKASYSSIGPEQLNYVKPEVSCFSLFGTSFSAPVITGLAACLWQYKPSATAAEIRGAIIQSSWFYPYANNYIGYGVPDAAKAIHILGDEVSKSSVSEIMAYDEKKIKVKEGNNEGTLLIAYHKESETIVIKQEFIYLKEGTWLVKKPKKAISTTLWTGKRHIEVFWKK, encoded by the coding sequence ATGCTATTTATATTATTGATTATCAATAGCATGAATTTTTCTGTTGTCCATTCTCAGATAGAGAATAGATATTGGTTAGTATTTGATGATAGATGCGAGAACGATAATTTAGATATTATTAACCTATCTATATGCGAAAGTTATCTTGAAGAACTACATCAAATGGGTTTTTATGAAAAGACAACTTCTCGTTGGTTAAATGCAGTTACCGTGAATATTAAATCAACATCTGATTTAAATAAACTATCATCATTACCTTATATAAAAGAAATAAAACCAGTGAATAGAAACTGGAAGTTAGCATCAAATACATATAAAGATGTAAAACGATCTTCTTATGCATTAATTCAAATTAATCCAGATACATTGTATAATTCATCTTTAAATGGAAATGGAGTTAAGATAGGAATTATTGATGCTGGTTTTTGGAAATCGAATACTAACGATTATTTAAAAACTATTTTTGAAGAAGATAGAGTACAAGGCTTTAAAGATTATGTAGCAGGTGTAGAAACTTCAGAAAATATATTTTTTAATAGTAAAAGAACAGGTTCAGATAGTCATGGAACTTCTGTTTTTAGAATGATTGGAGGAAAAGACAACCATATGAGATATGGTTTAGCGGATAAAGCAACCTACTTTTTAGCAAGAACAGATAATGGAGATACTGAAAATAGGTCTGAAGAAGAAAATTGGATTGCGGCTTTAGAATGGATGGTAGATTCTTTAGATATCCATTTGATAAATAGTTCTTTAGGGTATTCTATTGGTTTTGACGACCCTAAAGAAAATTACTCTCCAGAAGATATGGATGGTAAAACATCGATGGTAACTAGAGCAGCAGAAATTGCAGCAGAAGAAAAGAATGTTTTGTTGGTAGTTTCAGCAGGAAATGAAGGTGATAATAATAAATGGAAAGTGGTGAGTGCCCCAGCAGATGCAAGAGGAGTGTTAAGTATTGGCGCTACAACTAAAACAGGAACAAAAGCTTCGTACAGTAGTATTGGTCCAGAACAGTTGAATTATGTTAAACCAGAAGTTTCTTGTTTCTCATTATTTGGGACATCGTTTTCTGCCCCGGTAATTACAGGGTTAGCAGCTTGCTTGTGGCAATATAAACCTTCTGCTACAGCTGCAGAAATAAGGGGAGCAATAATTCAGTCTTCTTGGTTTTACCCTTATGCAAATAACTATATTGGTTATGGCGTTCCTGATGCCGCTAAGGCTATTCATATTTTAGGAGATGAGGTCTCAAAGTCCTCTGTATCAGAAATTATGGCTTATGATGAGAAGAAAATAAAAGTAAAAGAGGGTAATAATGAGGGAACTCTGTTAATAGCGTATCATAAAGAGTCTGAAACTATTGTAATTAAACAAGAATTTATATATTTGAAGGAAGGTACTTGGTTAGTTAAAAAACCTAAAAAAGCAATCAGTACTACTCTTTGGACAGGAAAACGACACATTGAAGTTTTTTGGAAAAAGTAA
- a CDS encoding aminopeptidase P family protein translates to MRYDKIDPKLFIENRKRFVERLKPSSVAVFNSNDIMPTSADGTMPFIQHTDIFYLSGIDQEKSILVINPDAKDPAHREILFLIETNDEIAIWEGAKLSKKQATEVSGIETVMWLSDFETTFKSLVFDAENIYLNTNEHLRADTTVETPDDRFRVTCKKQYPLHNYMRLAPIMHDLRTIKSQPEIDVMQKACDITEQGFRRVLAFTKPGVKEYEIEAEITHEFVRNGSRRHAYTPIIASGFNACVLHYIDNDQVCKDGDLMLMDFGCEYGNYASDLTRTIPVNGKFSERQAAVYSAVLRVHKAAAKMLVPGNNLVDYHVEVGNLMTQELLSLGLITADDVANEDPKWPAYKKFFMHGTSHHIGVDVHDYGHRYKTFEAGMVFTVEPGIYIREENMGIRIENDYVIQETGEPFDLMRNIPFEIEEIESLMNKA, encoded by the coding sequence ATGAGATACGACAAAATCGATCCTAAATTATTTATTGAGAACCGTAAACGCTTTGTAGAAAGATTAAAACCTAGTTCTGTAGCCGTTTTCAATTCAAATGATATAATGCCAACAAGTGCAGATGGTACAATGCCATTTATTCAGCACACAGATATTTTTTATCTAAGCGGTATCGATCAAGAAAAAAGTATTTTAGTAATCAACCCTGATGCAAAAGATCCTGCCCACAGAGAAATCTTATTCTTAATTGAAACAAATGATGAGATTGCTATTTGGGAAGGTGCAAAATTATCAAAAAAACAAGCTACAGAAGTTTCTGGAATTGAAACTGTAATGTGGTTATCAGATTTTGAAACAACATTTAAATCTTTGGTATTTGATGCTGAAAACATCTACTTAAATACAAATGAACACCTTCGTGCAGATACTACTGTAGAAACTCCAGATGATAGGTTTAGAGTTACGTGTAAGAAACAATATCCGCTACATAATTACATGCGCTTAGCTCCAATTATGCATGATTTGCGTACAATCAAATCTCAACCAGAAATTGATGTAATGCAAAAAGCTTGTGATATTACTGAACAAGGATTTAGAAGAGTTCTTGCATTTACTAAACCAGGTGTAAAAGAATACGAAATAGAAGCAGAAATTACACACGAGTTTGTACGTAATGGCTCTAGAAGACATGCCTACACGCCAATTATTGCTTCTGGCTTTAATGCTTGTGTACTCCATTATATTGACAACGATCAAGTTTGTAAAGACGGTGATCTAATGTTAATGGACTTTGGTTGTGAGTATGGAAATTATGCATCTGATTTAACACGTACAATTCCTGTAAACGGTAAATTTTCTGAGCGCCAAGCTGCTGTTTACAGTGCTGTTTTACGTGTTCATAAAGCTGCTGCAAAAATGCTTGTACCTGGTAACAACCTAGTAGATTACCATGTTGAAGTTGGTAACCTTATGACGCAAGAGTTATTAAGTTTAGGACTAATTACAGCTGATGATGTTGCTAATGAAGATCCAAAATGGCCTGCTTACAAGAAATTTTTCATGCACGGTACTTCTCATCATATTGGAGTAGACGTACATGATTATGGACATAGATATAAGACTTTTGAAGCAGGAATGGTATTTACTGTAGAACCTGGTATATACATTCGTGAAGAAAATATGGGTATAAGAATTGAAAATGATTATGTTATCCAAGAAACTGGAGAACCATTTGATTTAATGCGTAATATACCTTTCGAAATTGAGGAAATTGAAAGCTTAATGAACAAAGCTTAG
- a CDS encoding NifU family protein: MSQSLIERVEKALETIRPYLEADGGDAKVTEVTEDGIAKVELLGACGSCPMSAMTLKAGIEQAIINAVPEVVKVEAINMAVEE, translated from the coding sequence ATGAGTCAATCATTAATAGAAAGAGTAGAAAAAGCATTGGAGACAATTCGCCCATATTTAGAAGCTGATGGTGGCGATGCTAAAGTTACTGAAGTAACTGAAGATGGCATTGCAAAAGTTGAGCTTTTGGGTGCTTGTGGTTCATGCCCTATGTCTGCAATGACATTGAAGGCAGGAATTGAGCAGGCAATTATCAATGCAGTACCAGAAGTTGTTAAGGTCGAGGCTATTAATATGGCTGTAGAAGAGTAA
- a CDS encoding Mrp/NBP35 family ATP-binding protein has product MAYTQEDILKALSTVEEPDLKKDLVTLNMIRDVEVEGDKVSFTVVLTTPACPLKELIRKRCEDAIYRDVADNLEITVNMTAEVTSIKQNGPVLPGVKNVIAISSGKGGVGKSTVTANLALALAETGAKVGVMDADIYGPSIPTMFNCENAQPGVVQRGDKNIIIPIEKYGVKLLSIGFLTSPDNAVVWRGPMASSAIRQFFMDTDWGDLDYLLIDLPPGTGDIHLSLVQTAKVTGAVIVTTPQKVALADAVRGYKMFASKDVNVPILGVVENMSYFTPAELPENKYYLFGQDGGKTFARRYEIPFLGEIPLVQSVREGGDDGVPVVMEEGNPAGRSFVKIAEELARNIAIRNAELPETDQVEIKTWE; this is encoded by the coding sequence ATGGCATATACTCAGGAAGATATTCTGAAGGCTTTATCAACAGTTGAAGAGCCAGATTTAAAAAAAGATTTAGTAACGCTGAACATGATTCGCGACGTTGAAGTAGAAGGAGACAAAGTGTCTTTTACTGTAGTTTTAACTACGCCTGCTTGTCCGTTAAAAGAATTAATCAGAAAGCGTTGCGAAGATGCAATTTACAGAGATGTTGCTGATAATTTAGAAATTACGGTTAACATGACTGCAGAAGTTACATCCATTAAGCAAAATGGCCCTGTTTTACCAGGTGTAAAGAATGTAATAGCTATTTCATCTGGTAAAGGAGGTGTTGGTAAATCTACTGTTACTGCAAACTTAGCATTGGCTTTAGCCGAAACAGGTGCAAAAGTAGGTGTAATGGATGCTGATATTTACGGTCCTTCAATTCCAACAATGTTTAATTGTGAGAATGCTCAGCCGGGTGTTGTTCAAAGAGGCGATAAAAATATTATTATTCCAATTGAAAAATATGGAGTGAAATTATTATCAATTGGTTTCTTAACATCACCAGATAATGCTGTTGTTTGGAGAGGCCCAATGGCTAGCTCTGCAATCCGTCAATTCTTTATGGATACAGATTGGGGAGATTTAGATTACTTACTAATCGATTTACCTCCAGGTACAGGTGATATTCATTTATCATTAGTACAAACAGCAAAAGTTACAGGAGCTGTAATTGTTACTACACCTCAAAAAGTAGCTTTAGCAGATGCAGTACGTGGCTACAAAATGTTTGCATCCAAAGATGTGAATGTACCAATATTGGGTGTAGTAGAAAATATGTCTTATTTTACTCCTGCTGAACTTCCTGAAAACAAATATTATTTATTTGGACAAGATGGTGGTAAAACATTTGCTCGTAGATATGAGATACCATTTTTAGGTGAAATTCCTTTGGTACAAAGTGTTCGTGAAGGTGGAGACGATGGTGTACCTGTAGTGATGGAAGAAGGAAATCCAGCAGGTAGATCATTTGTGAAGATTGCAGAAGAATTAGCAAGAAATATTGCAATTCGTAACGCTGAGTTACCAGAGACTGATCAAGTAGAGATCAAAACCTGGGAATAA
- a CDS encoding helix-turn-helix domain-containing protein, whose translation MNNKITILFIFSLCTFFTNYNSHAQSDSITFTIKEYPVYTPKTAAIYLVTSLNEWAPNDPNFQLKKNGKEYYIRLPKQAGSFQYKFTRGNWKSVEGNDVGEIKSNRVYDASSPNEIDIKILSWQDKAKQFLNRVQLVVQDVPDETPYDATLFVTGDFNDWRTNDVESKLNKHPDGNYYITLPIGVQKFNYKVTRGSWESVEGRENGRAIGNRVYDVSIDGWKKEIKVSSWEDLSGNTMTPYMFLLLLGAFQGIVLILSIFSIQDNNRQANLILMGLIFLTSIALMSRVAMYYRDMFHEFPKIYLVPELLLFLYSPLFYFYIKQLTDSESAKKDLFYRFVPFGMQIITYIPLLAMPNEEFINGVLDKEFNWLFNLFGGLGLLFNIYYWWKCKQVLDRQKVNNVEVLSEERNLNYLSGVTAVYAGCLIIWGMLYIVGSAHYLFDYNPQNLIEFLSDTLWFMIASISFVMGYYAMNQPEILRISEVINFPDNIPNTIVNSEKVEQEVVKELSSDLIAIKNDLAIKMGEECLYENARLTLPDLAKILETNTHDLSKVINDGYKKNFYDFVNSYRVEAFVDAVNGDTDNELTYLGHAYNVGFNSKTAFNRAFKKETSKTPTQYFSMLKTLTEVSK comes from the coding sequence ATGAATAATAAAATTACTATTCTATTTATTTTTTCACTGTGTACTTTTTTTACAAATTACAATTCGCACGCTCAGTCAGATTCTATCACATTTACTATTAAAGAATATCCTGTTTATACACCAAAAACAGCAGCTATCTATTTAGTGACTTCTTTAAACGAATGGGCACCAAACGATCCTAATTTTCAATTAAAGAAAAATGGTAAAGAATATTATATCCGTTTGCCAAAACAAGCAGGTAGTTTCCAATATAAATTTACTAGAGGTAATTGGAAAAGCGTTGAAGGCAATGATGTTGGAGAAATAAAATCCAATAGAGTGTATGACGCATCAAGTCCAAATGAAATTGATATCAAAATTTTATCTTGGCAAGACAAAGCAAAGCAATTTTTAAACAGAGTACAATTAGTTGTACAAGACGTTCCCGATGAAACTCCTTATGATGCAACTTTATTTGTTACAGGAGATTTTAATGATTGGAGAACAAATGATGTTGAAAGTAAATTAAATAAGCACCCTGATGGTAATTATTATATCACATTACCAATAGGAGTTCAGAAATTTAATTACAAAGTGACAAGAGGTTCTTGGGAATCTGTAGAAGGACGAGAGAATGGTCGAGCAATCGGAAATAGAGTCTATGATGTATCTATTGATGGTTGGAAAAAAGAAATTAAGGTAAGTAGTTGGGAAGACCTTTCTGGTAATACCATGACGCCTTATATGTTTTTACTACTTTTAGGAGCATTTCAAGGTATAGTTTTAATACTTTCAATTTTTAGTATCCAAGATAATAACCGTCAAGCTAATTTAATATTGATGGGCTTAATTTTCTTAACATCAATCGCTTTGATGTCTAGAGTGGCAATGTATTATAGAGATATGTTCCATGAGTTTCCTAAAATATATTTAGTACCAGAGTTATTACTATTTTTATATAGCCCACTATTTTATTTCTACATTAAGCAACTAACTGATTCAGAATCTGCAAAGAAAGATCTCTTTTATAGGTTTGTTCCTTTTGGGATGCAAATAATTACCTATATTCCTTTATTGGCAATGCCAAATGAAGAGTTTATTAATGGTGTCTTAGATAAAGAATTTAATTGGTTATTTAATCTTTTTGGTGGTTTAGGTTTACTCTTTAATATTTATTATTGGTGGAAATGTAAACAAGTATTGGATCGTCAGAAAGTAAATAATGTAGAAGTTCTATCAGAAGAAAGAAACCTAAATTATTTAAGTGGAGTGACGGCTGTTTATGCAGGTTGTTTAATTATTTGGGGTATGCTATATATTGTAGGCAGTGCCCACTACTTATTTGATTACAATCCACAGAATCTAATAGAATTCTTATCGGATACATTATGGTTTATGATTGCAAGTATCTCTTTTGTTATGGGTTATTATGCAATGAACCAACCTGAAATATTACGTATATCTGAGGTAATTAACTTTCCAGATAATATTCCGAACACAATAGTAAATTCGGAGAAGGTAGAACAAGAAGTTGTTAAAGAATTATCGTCAGATCTTATTGCAATAAAAAATGACCTTGCAATAAAAATGGGAGAAGAATGTCTTTATGAGAATGCTCGTTTAACACTTCCTGATCTAGCAAAAATTCTAGAAACAAACACGCATGATTTATCCAAAGTAATTAATGATGGATATAAGAAAAATTTCTATGATTTTGTGAATTCCTATAGAGTAGAAGCTTTTGTAGATGCCGTAAATGGAGATACAGATAACGAGCTGACCTACTTAGGACATGCCTATAATGTAGGCTTTAATTCTAAAACAGCCTTTAATAGAGCATTCAAAAAAGAAACATCAAAAACACCAACGCAGTATTTTTCTATGCTAAAAACACTCACAGAGGTCTCAAAATGA